The Saccharopolyspora gloriosae genome has a segment encoding these proteins:
- a CDS encoding acyl-CoA dehydrogenase family protein, with the protein MDFELNEEQAQFQQVLRDFVNTEIVPVAKEWEHEGRYPTEIVAKMGELGLFGLMIPEEYGGVDADFVSFTLVFEEIARGWMGVAGILGSHSVSTWMLSRHGTDDQKRKYLPELATGARRTGIALTEPDAGTDLQGIRTTAERDGDHYVVNGSKMWITNARYADPLPVLVKTDRGAEPAHKGMSVLLVDADTPGFTVTKDIPKLGYKGTESCEVVFEDVRVPAENLLGGVEGRGMQQVLSALETGRLNIAGRSLGIAQRSYDEALAYASERKAFGKPIAEFQAIQIRIAEMATQLQAARLLSYWSASKLDSGERADLQTGMAKLFASEVALQAAQESMRVHGGYGYSAEFEIERLYRDSILMTIGEGTSDIMRTVIAKSLVAGKGKVGW; encoded by the coding sequence GTGGATTTCGAGCTGAACGAGGAACAGGCCCAGTTCCAGCAGGTCCTGCGGGACTTCGTGAACACCGAGATCGTGCCGGTGGCCAAGGAATGGGAGCACGAAGGCCGCTACCCCACCGAGATCGTGGCGAAGATGGGCGAACTCGGGCTGTTCGGGCTGATGATTCCCGAGGAGTACGGCGGTGTGGACGCCGACTTCGTGTCGTTCACCCTCGTGTTCGAGGAGATCGCGCGCGGCTGGATGGGCGTCGCCGGCATCCTCGGCAGCCACTCCGTGTCCACCTGGATGCTCAGCAGGCACGGCACCGACGACCAGAAGCGGAAGTACCTTCCGGAGCTGGCCACCGGCGCGCGCCGCACCGGCATCGCACTGACCGAACCGGACGCGGGCACCGATCTGCAGGGCATCCGCACCACCGCCGAGCGCGACGGCGACCACTACGTCGTCAACGGCAGCAAGATGTGGATCACCAACGCGCGCTACGCCGACCCGCTGCCCGTGCTGGTGAAGACCGATCGCGGCGCCGAGCCCGCGCACAAGGGCATGAGCGTGCTGCTCGTCGACGCGGACACGCCGGGGTTCACCGTCACCAAGGACATCCCGAAGCTCGGCTACAAGGGCACCGAGTCCTGCGAGGTCGTCTTCGAGGACGTGCGGGTGCCCGCGGAGAACCTGCTCGGCGGCGTTGAGGGCCGCGGCATGCAGCAGGTGCTGTCGGCGCTGGAGACCGGCAGGCTCAACATCGCCGGGCGCAGCCTCGGCATCGCGCAACGCTCCTACGACGAGGCGCTCGCCTACGCTTCCGAGCGCAAGGCGTTCGGCAAACCCATCGCCGAGTTCCAGGCCATCCAGATCCGGATCGCCGAGATGGCCACCCAGTTGCAGGCCGCACGGCTGCTGTCGTACTGGTCGGCCAGCAAACTCGACAGCGGCGAACGCGCCGACCTCCAGACGGGCATGGCGAAGCTGTTCGCCTCCGAGGTCGCGTTGCAGGCCGCGCAGGAGTCGATGCGGGTGCACGGCGGCTACGGCTACTCCGCCGAGTTCGAGATCGAACGGCTCTACCGCGACTCGATCCTGATGACCATCGGCGAGGGCACCAGCGACATCATGCGCACCGTCATCGCGAAATCCCTCGTGGCCGGGAAGGGGAAGGTCGGGTGGTGA
- a CDS encoding CaiB/BaiF CoA-transferase family protein: MVNRLPLQDMRILAVEQYGAGPFGSVHLADLGAEIIKIEDPRFGGDVGRLTPPYAEDGDSLFFEAFNRNKRSVVLDLTSTAGREVFEKLVGVSDAVYSNLRGDVPAKMGIRYEDLKHANPRIVCCSLSGYGMTGPRAKQPGYDYMLQGLAGWMSVTGEPDGPPTKSGLSMVDYSGGLVAALSLLSAIHGARRDGVGADCDVSLYDTAIGMLTYLATWHLNAGFEPRRTHHSAHPSLVPFQNFPTADSWIVIGCAKQKFWEKFVEVLGSPAWAAEERFATTSDRYENSTACVQLIEQELARRGTEQWLALLETAGVPCAPINTIPQALQEEHTEARGMVVTTEHPRFGQVKQVASPVRAGEPRAEHQRAPFLGEHTSSTLDELLGVDAAEFRRLAGEGAFGAEGDAPWISS; the protein is encoded by the coding sequence GTGGTGAACCGCTTGCCGTTGCAGGACATGCGGATCCTCGCCGTCGAGCAGTACGGCGCAGGCCCGTTCGGGTCGGTGCACCTGGCCGACCTCGGCGCGGAGATCATCAAGATCGAGGATCCGCGCTTCGGCGGCGACGTCGGCCGCCTCACCCCGCCTTATGCCGAGGACGGCGATTCGCTGTTCTTCGAGGCGTTCAACCGCAACAAGCGTTCCGTCGTCCTCGACCTCACCAGCACCGCGGGCCGCGAGGTCTTCGAGAAGCTGGTGGGCGTCAGCGACGCGGTGTACTCGAACCTGCGCGGTGACGTGCCCGCGAAGATGGGCATCCGCTACGAGGACCTCAAGCACGCCAATCCGCGGATCGTGTGCTGCTCGCTGTCCGGCTACGGCATGACCGGTCCGCGCGCGAAGCAGCCGGGCTACGACTACATGTTGCAGGGCCTGGCGGGCTGGATGTCGGTCACCGGCGAGCCGGACGGACCGCCGACCAAGTCCGGACTGTCCATGGTGGACTATTCCGGCGGGCTGGTGGCGGCGCTGTCGCTGCTGTCGGCGATCCACGGCGCTCGGCGCGACGGGGTGGGCGCGGACTGCGACGTGAGCCTCTACGACACGGCGATCGGCATGCTCACCTACCTCGCCACCTGGCACCTCAACGCCGGGTTCGAGCCGCGGCGCACGCACCACTCGGCACATCCGAGCCTGGTCCCATTCCAGAACTTCCCCACCGCCGACTCGTGGATCGTGATCGGCTGCGCGAAGCAGAAGTTCTGGGAGAAGTTCGTCGAGGTCCTCGGCTCCCCCGCCTGGGCCGCCGAGGAGAGGTTCGCGACCACCTCGGACCGCTACGAGAACTCCACGGCCTGCGTGCAGCTGATCGAGCAGGAACTCGCGCGGCGCGGTACCGAGCAGTGGCTCGCGCTGCTGGAGACCGCCGGGGTGCCGTGCGCACCGATCAACACGATTCCGCAGGCGCTGCAGGAAGAACACACCGAAGCACGCGGCATGGTCGTCACCACCGAGCACCCGCGTTTCGGCCAGGTCAAACAAGTCGCCTCCCCGGTGCGCGCGGGTGAGCCCCGCGCGGAGCACCAGCGCGCGCCGTTCCTCGGCGAACACACTTCGTCCACTTTGGACGAATTGCTCGGGGTGGACGCGGCCGAGTTCCGGCGGCTGGCGGGCGAAGGTGCTTTCGGAGCGGAGGGAGACGCGCCGTGGATTTCGAGCTGA
- a CDS encoding MaoC family dehydratase, which produces MAVHGGRQGRYFEDFVVGDVYKHPLGRTISEADNTWFTLLTMNTHPAHFDAHYAAKTPFEKVLVNSGLTIAMLLGQSVSDISQRAVANLAMNNIQLSHPVYVGDTLYGESICTGKRESKSRPYAGLVNVHTRALNAEGDECLSFDRTVLIYKQEHAEAIDSFPEAKNGPLKLDVDGGAW; this is translated from the coding sequence GTGGCCGTGCACGGAGGTCGGCAAGGGCGCTACTTCGAGGACTTCGTCGTCGGAGACGTCTACAAGCACCCGCTGGGGCGCACCATCAGCGAGGCGGACAACACCTGGTTCACCTTGCTCACGATGAACACCCATCCCGCGCACTTCGACGCGCACTACGCCGCGAAGACGCCGTTCGAGAAGGTCCTGGTCAACTCGGGCCTCACCATCGCGATGCTGCTCGGCCAGAGCGTCAGCGACATCAGCCAGCGCGCGGTCGCGAACCTGGCGATGAACAACATCCAGCTCAGCCACCCCGTCTACGTCGGCGACACGCTCTACGGCGAGTCGATCTGCACCGGCAAGCGGGAGTCCAAGTCGCGCCCGTACGCGGGCCTGGTCAACGTGCACACCCGCGCGCTCAACGCCGAGGGCGACGAGTGCCTGTCGTTCGATCGCACCGTGCTGATCTACAAGCAGGAGCACGCCGAGGCGATCGACTCGTTCCCCGAGGCGAAGAACGGCCCGCTGAAGCTGGACGTGGACGGAGGCGCGTGGTGA
- a CDS encoding FadR/GntR family transcriptional regulator, giving the protein MTANTGGPARLRVRPVQAAYRQVAEQLRDQIVSGALPSGSRLPSETELATMFGVSRSTVREALRQLASQHLIDTTRGATGGSFVAAPDAGLIADNLGGSLGLLVNSRNLSVDNLIEARLLLEPHAARLAAERATAEDLAELRRTVEHTAHLDPDEGFTVHWDFHTTLVSISGNPLLHVMCQPINVVLRGRMHRDRVARQAWEGIDEDHVKIYEAVAGGESDTAETLIRDHLLGLRPLYERMGD; this is encoded by the coding sequence ATGACGGCCAATACAGGCGGCCCCGCGCGGTTGCGGGTGCGTCCCGTGCAGGCGGCCTACCGGCAGGTCGCCGAGCAACTCCGCGACCAGATCGTCAGCGGCGCGCTACCGTCCGGTTCGCGGCTGCCCAGCGAGACCGAGCTCGCCACGATGTTCGGCGTCAGCCGCAGCACCGTGCGCGAGGCGCTGCGCCAGCTCGCCAGCCAGCACCTGATCGACACGACCCGCGGCGCCACCGGCGGCAGCTTCGTCGCCGCACCCGACGCCGGTCTGATCGCCGACAACCTCGGCGGCAGCCTCGGCCTGCTGGTCAACTCGCGGAACCTGAGCGTCGACAACCTGATCGAGGCGCGGCTGCTGCTGGAGCCGCACGCCGCGCGCCTGGCCGCCGAACGCGCCACCGCCGAGGACCTCGCGGAACTGCGGCGCACCGTGGAGCACACCGCGCACCTCGACCCGGACGAGGGCTTCACCGTCCACTGGGACTTCCACACCACGCTCGTGTCGATCAGCGGCAACCCGCTGCTGCACGTGATGTGCCAGCCGATCAACGTGGTGCTGCGCGGCCGGATGCACCGCGACCGCGTGGCCAGGCAGGCGTGGGAAGGCATCGACGAGGACCACGTCAAGATCTACGAAGCGGTCGCGGGCGGCGAGTCCGACACCGCCGAAACCCTGATCCGCGACCACCTCCTCGGCCTCCGCCCCCTCTACGAACGCATGGGCGACTGA
- a CDS encoding MmgE/PrpD family protein, which produces MPAIADVLGEFAERTTLRDVPDEVLGRARHLALDSVGVAFAAVDQEFTQRARKAAAALGPGEQPVLGLPDRLAPREAALLNAVLVHGLDFDDTHLPAVTHVSATALPVSLAAGIQHGRSAEDLLLAYVLGIEISARIGTVAHGGFHAAGFHPTGLAGAFGSAVAAAKLAGLAADGIAESQRIVGSMASGILEFLTDGAWTKRLHPGWAATSALTAATFASVGWPGPEAVYEGRYGLYATHLRDSDWDAAEAIDGLGERWELLSTAVKPYPSCHFTHAFADAILFLKDSEGFDANEVDTVRCLIHETPAAAVCEPIERKRRPQDDYDAKFSLPFIAGACLARDRLTLDEFTAESLADPEILRLAQLVEIADDPDSRFPQAYSAEVEIVLTDGRRLHSREDVNRGHTERPLSEADIRAKFTGNLGDRAQQTMEHVLALGTGGSAAEFAEALRAA; this is translated from the coding sequence ATGCCTGCCATCGCGGACGTGCTCGGCGAATTCGCCGAACGCACCACGTTGCGGGACGTTCCGGACGAGGTCCTGGGACGTGCCCGGCATCTCGCGCTCGATTCGGTCGGAGTCGCGTTCGCCGCGGTGGACCAGGAATTCACGCAGCGGGCGCGCAAGGCCGCGGCCGCGCTGGGTCCCGGCGAGCAGCCGGTGCTGGGCCTGCCGGATCGACTGGCGCCGCGGGAGGCCGCGCTGCTCAACGCGGTCCTGGTGCACGGCTTGGACTTCGACGACACCCACCTGCCCGCCGTCACGCACGTCTCGGCGACCGCGCTGCCGGTGAGCCTCGCCGCCGGCATTCAGCACGGCCGTTCCGCGGAGGACCTGCTGCTGGCCTACGTGCTCGGCATCGAGATCAGCGCCCGGATCGGCACCGTCGCGCACGGCGGGTTCCACGCCGCCGGTTTCCATCCCACGGGGCTGGCGGGGGCGTTCGGTTCGGCGGTCGCCGCGGCGAAACTGGCCGGACTCGCCGCCGACGGCATCGCCGAATCGCAGCGCATCGTCGGCTCGATGGCGTCGGGCATCCTGGAGTTCCTCACCGACGGCGCGTGGACGAAACGCCTGCACCCCGGGTGGGCGGCGACCAGCGCGCTGACCGCGGCCACGTTCGCCTCGGTCGGCTGGCCCGGACCGGAGGCGGTCTACGAAGGCCGCTACGGGCTCTACGCCACGCACCTGCGCGACAGCGATTGGGACGCCGCCGAAGCGATCGACGGACTGGGGGAGCGCTGGGAACTGCTGTCCACCGCGGTCAAGCCGTACCCGAGCTGCCACTTCACCCACGCCTTCGCCGACGCGATCCTGTTCCTCAAGGACTCCGAGGGATTCGACGCGAACGAGGTCGACACGGTCCGCTGCCTCATCCACGAGACCCCGGCCGCCGCGGTGTGCGAGCCGATCGAGCGCAAACGCCGTCCGCAGGACGACTACGACGCGAAGTTCAGCCTCCCGTTCATCGCCGGCGCGTGCCTGGCCCGCGACCGGCTCACCCTCGACGAGTTCACCGCGGAATCGTTGGCGGACCCGGAGATCCTGCGGCTCGCGCAGCTGGTGGAGATCGCCGACGACCCGGACAGCCGCTTCCCGCAGGCGTACTCGGCGGAAGTCGAGATCGTGCTGACCGACGGCCGCCGCCTGCACAGCCGCGAGGACGTCAACCGCGGCCACACCGAACGGCCGCTGTCGGAAGCCGACATCCGCGCCAAGTTCACCGGCAACCTGGGCGACCGCGCCCAGCAGACGATGGAGCACGTGCTCGCGCTCGGCACCGGTGGCAGCGCCGCCGAGTTCGCCGAAGCGCTGCGCGCTGCCTGA
- a CDS encoding MFS transporter gives MPETAARSSRENRSAPSGRPLSAARIAGSSLLGTLIEIFDFIIYSFMAALVFGPLFFPGASPWMGTLAALATHAVAFGMRPLGAVLFGKLGDSRGRRTALLTSMLMMGGATVAIGLLPPFAVAGFWAPVLLVVCRLLQGLAVGGEWGGAVLVAVEHAEPKRKSLYGAFVQLGTVLGIGLASAVILVVNLWVSEQAFLSWAWRLPFLASALLIVLGLVLRRRLEETPAFLAEVAKRESGEKQARPTVRAVFRDHGLALLAGSLMWSAPCSYLYVLMTGLVAYTKQYVPELTAVNVQFGLLITSVLLVGLTLVSAMNADRWGRERLTIGSGVLLVLWAFPALWLVDSGGFGAMLLAMLVGTVCYAAFNGAVPSLLSELFPVDARYTGAGLCIAFGTAIAGGLLPIGALALVGTFGGSSVPLSLTLVLCGVMTVIGVTLSTRIERHT, from the coding sequence ATGCCTGAAACGGCAGCGCGTTCTTCGCGCGAGAACAGATCGGCACCTTCCGGACGGCCGTTGTCGGCGGCCCGGATCGCCGGTTCGTCCCTGCTCGGGACGCTGATCGAGATCTTCGACTTCATCATCTACTCGTTCATGGCGGCCTTGGTGTTCGGGCCGCTGTTCTTCCCCGGCGCCTCACCGTGGATGGGCACGCTGGCCGCGCTGGCCACGCACGCCGTCGCGTTCGGCATGCGTCCGCTCGGAGCGGTGCTGTTCGGCAAGCTCGGCGACAGCCGGGGCCGTCGCACGGCGTTGCTGACGTCGATGCTGATGATGGGCGGCGCGACCGTCGCCATCGGCCTGCTCCCGCCGTTCGCGGTGGCCGGGTTCTGGGCACCGGTGCTGCTGGTGGTGTGCCGCCTGCTGCAGGGCCTCGCCGTCGGCGGCGAGTGGGGCGGTGCGGTGCTGGTCGCGGTGGAGCACGCGGAACCGAAGCGCAAGTCGCTCTACGGCGCGTTCGTGCAGCTCGGCACCGTGCTGGGCATCGGGTTGGCCAGCGCGGTGATCCTCGTCGTGAACCTCTGGGTGAGCGAGCAGGCGTTCCTGTCCTGGGCGTGGCGGCTGCCGTTCTTGGCCAGCGCACTGCTGATCGTGCTCGGATTGGTGCTGCGCAGGCGACTGGAGGAGACGCCCGCGTTCCTGGCCGAGGTGGCCAAGCGGGAGAGCGGCGAGAAGCAGGCACGGCCCACCGTGCGCGCGGTGTTCCGAGACCACGGCCTGGCGCTGCTGGCGGGTTCGCTGATGTGGTCGGCGCCGTGTTCCTACCTGTACGTGCTGATGACGGGACTGGTCGCCTACACCAAGCAGTACGTCCCCGAGCTCACCGCGGTGAACGTCCAGTTCGGCCTGCTGATCACCTCGGTGCTGCTGGTGGGGTTGACGTTGGTGAGCGCGATGAACGCGGACCGGTGGGGCCGGGAACGGCTCACGATCGGCTCCGGTGTGCTGCTGGTGCTGTGGGCGTTCCCGGCGCTGTGGCTGGTCGACAGCGGCGGATTCGGCGCGATGCTGCTGGCGATGCTGGTCGGCACGGTCTGCTACGCCGCGTTCAACGGCGCGGTGCCGTCACTGCTGTCGGAGTTGTTCCCGGTCGACGCCCGCTACACCGGAGCCGGGCTGTGCATCGCGTTCGGCACGGCCATCGCGGGCGGCCTGCTGCCGATCGGCGCGCTGGCTCTGGTGGGCACCTTCGGCGGTTCGTCGGTACCGCTGTCGTTGACGCTGGTGCTCTGCGGGGTCATGACGGTGATCGGCGTAACCCTCTCCACCCGCATCGAACGCCACACGTGA
- the fgd gene encoding glucose-6-phosphate dehydrogenase (coenzyme-F420), whose amino-acid sequence MSIKIGYKASAEQFGPRDLVEYAVQAERCGLDSVMVSDHFQPWRHNQGHAPFAMSWMSAVGERTSSIQMGTSVLTPTFRYEPAVVAQAFGTLGSLYPGRVMLGVGTGEALNETAVTAREWPEFKERFRRFREAIDLIRTLWTEDRVSYEGEYYRTSNATIYDRPEGGVPIYVAAGGPMVAKYAGRVGDGFICTSGKGMELYTDKLLPAVEAGAEAGGKKAADMEKMIEIKLSYDPDRERALQNTRFWAPLSLPAELKHSLDDPEAMEKAGNDLPIEQVASRWIVASDPEEVLSEVKAYIDAGFDHLVFHAPGSDQTRFLESFSKDVAPRIRELCA is encoded by the coding sequence ATGAGCATCAAGATCGGATACAAGGCGTCCGCCGAGCAGTTCGGCCCGCGCGACCTGGTGGAGTACGCCGTCCAGGCCGAGCGATGCGGCCTGGACAGCGTGATGGTCTCCGACCACTTCCAGCCGTGGCGCCACAACCAGGGGCACGCGCCGTTCGCGATGTCCTGGATGAGCGCGGTGGGGGAGCGGACCTCCAGCATCCAGATGGGCACCAGCGTGCTCACCCCGACCTTCCGGTACGAGCCCGCCGTGGTGGCGCAGGCGTTCGGCACGCTCGGTTCGCTGTACCCGGGCCGGGTCATGCTCGGCGTCGGCACCGGTGAGGCGCTCAACGAGACCGCGGTGACCGCGCGCGAGTGGCCGGAGTTCAAGGAGCGGTTCCGCCGCTTCCGCGAGGCCATCGACCTCATCCGCACGTTGTGGACGGAGGATCGGGTCAGCTACGAGGGCGAGTACTACCGCACCTCCAACGCGACGATCTACGACCGGCCCGAAGGCGGCGTGCCGATCTACGTGGCCGCCGGTGGCCCGATGGTCGCCAAGTACGCGGGCCGCGTCGGCGACGGGTTCATCTGCACCAGCGGCAAGGGCATGGAGCTCTACACCGACAAGCTGCTGCCCGCCGTCGAGGCCGGGGCGGAGGCCGGTGGCAAGAAGGCCGCCGACATGGAGAAGATGATCGAGATCAAGCTCTCCTACGACCCCGACCGGGAACGTGCGCTGCAGAACACCCGTTTCTGGGCGCCGCTGTCGCTGCCCGCCGAGCTCAAGCACAGCCTCGACGACCCGGAGGCGATGGAGAAGGCGGGCAACGACCTGCCGATCGAGCAGGTGGCGAGCCGCTGGATCGTGGCCTCCGACCCGGAAGAGGTGCTCTCCGAGGTCAAGGCCTACATCGACGCCGGCTTCGACCACCTCGTGTTTCACGCGCCCGGCTCGGACCAGACCCGCTTCCTGGAGTCCTTCTCCAAGGACGTCGCGCCCCGCATCCGCGAACTCTGCGCCTGA
- a CDS encoding LysR family transcriptional regulator, translating into MQLESLDLNLVVALRALLEERNVTRAGQRIGLSQPAMSAALARLRRHFGDELLHRAGGGYDLTALGQVLLDRTTTAYDMLDRLFTSRADFDPATERHTFTLLGSDYAIAVFGAELSRAVHREAPRVHLNFRQPPPDVVERTGALLSGIDGLLMPHGIISDFPSTELYADRWVFLVSEDNPEVGDRLELDDLARLPWVTYQRTYDAPAVRQLGVLGVEPSVEVSVDGFQNIPHLLAGTRRVALIQERLAELLRPVAPVRVVDGPHDAVPLQESLWWHPVHTHDAAHRWLRDKARQTARTMPDLA; encoded by the coding sequence ATGCAGCTGGAGAGCTTGGATCTCAATCTTGTGGTGGCTCTTCGCGCCCTGCTCGAAGAGCGCAACGTCACCCGCGCCGGTCAGCGGATCGGGCTGAGCCAGCCCGCCATGAGCGCCGCGCTCGCCCGCCTGCGACGGCACTTCGGCGACGAACTGCTCCACCGCGCGGGTGGCGGCTACGACCTCACCGCGTTGGGACAGGTCCTGCTCGACCGCACCACGACCGCCTACGACATGCTGGACCGGCTGTTCACCAGCCGGGCCGATTTCGACCCGGCCACGGAGCGGCACACGTTCACGCTGCTGGGGTCCGACTACGCGATCGCCGTGTTCGGCGCCGAACTCTCCCGCGCCGTCCACCGCGAAGCGCCTCGGGTGCACTTGAACTTCCGCCAGCCCCCGCCGGACGTCGTCGAGCGCACCGGCGCGCTGCTCAGCGGCATCGACGGCCTGCTCATGCCGCACGGCATCATCAGCGACTTCCCGTCGACCGAGCTGTACGCGGACCGCTGGGTTTTCCTGGTGTCGGAGGACAACCCGGAGGTCGGCGACCGGCTGGAGCTCGACGACCTGGCGCGGCTGCCGTGGGTGACCTACCAGCGCACCTACGACGCGCCCGCGGTGCGCCAACTGGGGGTGCTCGGCGTCGAACCGAGCGTCGAGGTGTCGGTGGACGGCTTCCAGAACATCCCGCACCTGCTGGCCGGTACCCGCCGCGTCGCGCTGATCCAGGAACGGCTCGCGGAGCTGTTGCGCCCGGTCGCCCCCGTGCGGGTGGTGGACGGCCCGCACGACGCGGTGCCGCTGCAGGAGTCCCTGTGGTGGCATCCGGTGCACACCCATGACGCCGCGCATCGCTGGCTGCGGGACAAGGCCCGGCAGACGGCTCGAACGATGCCCGACCTCGCGTGA
- a CDS encoding fumarylacetoacetate hydrolase family protein has translation MELAGGAVLFNAPFALATLSVAEDPGNERFPALVVPEGVALDLRGVVGDRGTSVRTLLERWDEVRPRLGEVVRDRAGPWRDLARLRVHAPVEPRQVFQSGANYRQHVIDLELAHRAADDPRTPEQARAEIAAVMDRRAAEDLPYVFIGLPSALTGPHDDVAIPSRCAKPDWELELAAVIGRPAYRVPVDEALSYVAGYTIANDLTDRAAVFRRDMPAIGTDWLASKNAPGFTPLGPWLVPAEFVGDLGALRLTLRLNGRAMQEESTKDMIFGVARLIAHVSASARLLPGDVLLTGSPAGNGMHWGRLLRDGDIMESAITGLGAQRTRCVGEES, from the coding sequence GTGGAACTCGCAGGTGGGGCAGTCCTGTTCAACGCGCCGTTCGCGCTCGCCACGCTGTCGGTGGCCGAGGATCCGGGGAACGAGCGGTTCCCGGCTCTGGTCGTGCCGGAGGGCGTGGCGCTCGACCTGCGGGGCGTCGTCGGCGATCGTGGAACATCCGTGCGGACGCTGCTGGAGCGCTGGGACGAGGTTCGCCCTCGGCTGGGCGAGGTGGTGCGGGATCGGGCCGGGCCGTGGCGGGACCTCGCGCGGCTGCGCGTGCACGCGCCCGTCGAGCCGCGGCAGGTCTTCCAATCCGGCGCCAACTACCGGCAGCACGTCATCGACCTGGAACTGGCGCACCGCGCGGCCGACGATCCGCGCACGCCCGAGCAGGCGCGGGCGGAGATCGCGGCGGTGATGGACCGGCGGGCGGCGGAGGACCTGCCGTACGTGTTCATCGGCCTGCCGAGCGCGCTCACCGGACCGCACGACGACGTGGCGATCCCGTCCCGGTGCGCGAAGCCGGACTGGGAACTGGAGCTGGCGGCGGTGATCGGCAGGCCCGCCTACCGCGTTCCGGTGGACGAGGCGCTGTCGTACGTCGCCGGCTACACCATCGCCAACGACCTGACCGACCGGGCCGCGGTGTTCCGCCGGGACATGCCCGCGATCGGCACGGACTGGCTGGCGTCGAAGAACGCACCCGGATTCACCCCGCTCGGGCCGTGGCTGGTTCCGGCGGAGTTCGTCGGTGACCTCGGGGCGCTGCGGCTCACGTTGCGCCTCAACGGGCGGGCGATGCAGGAGGAGTCCACAAAGGACATGATTTTCGGGGTGGCGCGGTTGATCGCCCACGTGTCCGCATCGGCCCGATTGCTGCCGGGGGACGTGCTGCTCACCGGTAGTCCGGCGGGAAACGGGATGCACTGGGGTCGGCTGCTGCGTGACGGCGACATCATGGAGAGCGCGATCACCGGGTTGGGCGCGCAGCGCACGCGTTGCGTCGGGGAGGAATCGTGA